The genomic window TAAATACGGTCAGTTCGGTTACGGAAAATATATATATCCAAAGGAAAAAATGGATGAAATGAAGAATTTCTTCGACGAAAAAATCCGTGAAATTTTCCCTAAAAGTAAGATACTGTACTTTGTATAATTTTAAGCCTGTTCTCCGCCGTACACTCTTTCGGCCACTTTTACACCCTCCAGGGCATCTTTTGCGTAAAAGTCCGCACCTATTTTATCGGCCAGGGTCTGGGTCAAAACCGCGCCACCGACCACCACACTGCAGCCGGGATCAAGTTTTTTTATCTCCAGAATGGTATGTTCCATGGCAGGTATGCTGGTGGTCATAAGGGCGCTGAGTCCTACAAGCCTGATTCCCGGATTTTTCCTTAATTCTACGGTAATTTTTTCAGGGGCCACATCTTTTCCAAGGTCAATGACTTCAAAGCCGTAATTTTCCATGATTACCTTCACTATATTTTTACCTATATCATGAATGTCTCCCTTAACCGTTGCCAGAACAACTTTTCCTCTGGCCTTCTTTTGACTTGCCGGGAAGCGTTCCTTTAGTAATTTAAAAACTTCCTGGGCGGCTTCGGCCGACTGAATCAGCTGTGGAAGAAAATATTCTCCAAGCTCATATTTTTCCCCCACTTCTTTCAGAGCGGGAATTATAATTTCGTCCACGATGTTCATGGGGCTTGCCCCGGCATTGAGCAAATCCTTTAAAATATGGTCCACCGCATTCCTCTTGCCTTCAAGGATACAATCATGCAGTCTATGGCTCATATCCATTACCGTTCCGGCGCCGTCTTTAATGTTATCCTTTTCGTCTTTTGCCGTAAATTTTATTTTTTCTTTCTTGCTCTGCTCCTTATCTCTGTCTCCGTAATAAGCAATGAAATCCGCAGCATTTTTATCCCTGCCCGTTAGCACACCGGCGGCCCTGATAATTTCCCATACCTCCGGGTCCATAGGGTTTACAATGGGAAGGTCCAGACCCGCTCCCAGGGCCATAGACAGATATGCGCTATTCAGGGAAGACCTGTGAGGCAACCCGAAAGAAACATTGCTAATCCCCAGGGTGGTAAGACATCCCAGCTCCTCCTTCACCATGCGCAGCGCCTTTACCGCCTCCAACACATAATCCTGCTGGGCACCGGCGGTGAGGACAAGGCAGTCCACCACTACATCCTGCTGGCAGATACCGTATTCTCCGGCACGTTCTACAATCCTTTTTGCTATTTTAAACCTTTCTTCTGCCTTTTGAGGTATTCCCCTTTCATCCATGGTAAGGGCTATGACGGCGGCTCCGTATTTTCGTACGATGGGAAGCAGCCTCTCCATTCTTTTTTCGCTGCCATTCACGGAATTTACCAGGGCCCTGCCGGCATACACCTTCAAGCCTTCTTCCAGCACATCCACCCTGGCGCTGTCAAGACACAGGGGTAAATCCACCACCGTCTGAAGTTGTAGTACAGCTTGCCTCATGAGAGTACGCTCATCTATTCCGGGAGCCCCGATGTTTACATCCAGGATATGGGCGCCTGTCTTCTGCTCATCTAAAGCCTTTTCTATTACGCTGTTTAATGACCCCCGCTTTAACTCTTCGATCATGGCCTTCTTGCCGGTGGGATTTATTCTTTCACCTATGATTTTTACAGGCTCTCCCGGTGAAACAAAGACAGTCTTCTTATCCGAACAGAGAGCCATCCGGGGTAAATTTAATGTTAGGGAGCCATCCGATTCATCCGAAGGCAGGAGAACCGGATGGCTCGCCAATACTTTGGGTCTTGCCCCGGACAATGCTTTCTTCAGCAGCCTTATATGCTCCG from Biomaibacter acetigenes includes these protein-coding regions:
- a CDS encoding homocysteine S-methyltransferase family protein gives rise to the protein MQQTIKEILKKRVLIFDGAMGTELIRRGLLPGECPESWNINRHEAVEEIHKAYIEAGAEVIETNTFGANGVKLRNFGLSDKVRELNFRAVEIAKKASGGRALVALSVGPTGMLMEPHGNLSFEEARNTFREQMESALEAGPDLIVIETMSQLQEARAALIAARELTSIPVVATMTFEESGRTLMGTDPTTALVVLLSLGADIVGVNCSLGPDKMANILSEMARFNVPLIVQPNAGIPELIDGRTVYRLSPQDFAGYCEKLAKIGASAIGGCCGTTPEHIRLLKKALSGARPKVLASHPVLLPSDESDGSLTLNLPRMALCSDKKTVFVSPGEPVKIIGERINPTGKKAMIEELKRGSLNSVIEKALDEQKTGAHILDVNIGAPGIDERTLMRQAVLQLQTVVDLPLCLDSARVDVLEEGLKVYAGRALVNSVNGSEKRMERLLPIVRKYGAAVIALTMDERGIPQKAEERFKIAKRIVERAGEYGICQQDVVVDCLVLTAGAQQDYVLEAVKALRMVKEELGCLTTLGISNVSFGLPHRSSLNSAYLSMALGAGLDLPIVNPMDPEVWEIIRAAGVLTGRDKNAADFIAYYGDRDKEQSKKEKIKFTAKDEKDNIKDGAGTVMDMSHRLHDCILEGKRNAVDHILKDLLNAGASPMNIVDEIIIPALKEVGEKYELGEYFLPQLIQSAEAAQEVFKLLKERFPASQKKARGKVVLATVKGDIHDIGKNIVKVIMENYGFEVIDLGKDVAPEKITVELRKNPGIRLVGLSALMTTSIPAMEHTILEIKKLDPGCSVVVGGAVLTQTLADKIGADFYAKDALEGVKVAERVYGGEQA